The window GTCGGGTCATCGTTCTGGCGGTCCATCGCGACCTCGTCGCCAAGCACCCGAACCGGCTGTGGCTCACGCACCCCGAGCCGACTCATCGACGCCCGAGCAAGGTGAAGGAAACGGACGAGCTGGCTCTGTTCGAGACCGATCATCCGACGTGGCTCACCGCGCGGGCAGTCTTCGACCGGACACCCGCGATCACCGAGAGCACCACTCTGCCGAAACGAGAGATCGACCTTCTCGGGAAACTCGTGCCCGGAACCTTCAGGACCAGTGAGCTTCACATCGGGCGCATCCCGACAGAGCTCTCGATAGCCCGCTACGCCGCCATCCCGCCGGGCGGGAACCGTCACAGCCTCGCCGACAAGCCCGGACTGTCCACGGAGAACTGGCTGAGGCACCGCACCGGCGCAGGAGACGTCATGGGCCGCGTGCGGTGGGACGAGCCCTCGGTGACCATTCGCACGGAGTTCTACAAGCCGGAGAAGGGGCGGTATCTCCATCCTGAGGCCAACAGGCCGATCACGCACATGGAGGCGGCTCTCCTCCAGGGTTTCCCCGACGATTTTCTCTGGTGCGGGTCCAAGGTCGAGATCGCCCGGCAGATCGGCAACGCCGTACCTGTGGGGCTGGCTCGAGCAATCGCGGGGGCCTTGTACAACTATCTCGCGGAATGCGGCGAGGTTCAGCGGTGCGGTTTGGACGCGTAATGACGGCAGAACGGTGCCGATAGCTCCCAGCGGTCGAGTGGAAAGGCCCAGCCCGCCAGCAAGAGTCGTACTTGTCTGGCAGCAGGTGCGAAACTGGCTGGAAAATAGGCCTGAGCAGCAGAGCAGTGAACCACGCCGGTTTTGTCGGGAGCCGCGTTACCTGGCTGGGTGAAAGTAGCTGAGCTGTTCTCTACTCGGCAGAGGGCCTCGAATAGAGCGTTCGGGAGATATTGAAACCTGCTGCGAATTCGCTGGCTATTGTACCAACCGACCCATTCCGTTGTGGCGATCTCAAGGTCGTCTACCCTTTCAGGGAGCGCGGCGGTGGATCAGTTCCGCCTTGTACAGCCCGATGGTCCTCTCAGCCAGGGCATCGTCGTAGCCGTCCCCGGGCGAGCCCACGAAGCTGACCACGATGGCATCGGCAACCGATCGACGTAGCGGAGGGACACAGATATTGGCATCCGCGATCGGAGTGGTGCACCAACCCAGCCAGTACGTCGGCCTACCCGCCACGGCGCCAGATGGCATCTCCAGTGCGTCATGAGCGGGGGAGCGCCCAACGATCGCCATGCTGTGGCAGGTGTAAGGGACGTGGCTGGGGGCGATCGGCGCCGCAGGGCTTTCCGCACACCACAGAGGGAAGCTGAAGCCGCGTTATGGCCGTCATCTGGATAGACCCCGGTTACGAGGCTGAGGGGCAGTGGTGCGGGATATGCGTGGGATGATCTTACGCGTGGCTTGTCCCTCGTGAAGCGTTCACGCAGCTCACAGCATGAATGTCATCCGTACGACTCGCGCACTCCTAAAGCGGGTGCCGCAGGTTCGAATCCTGCCGGGGGCACCATGTGATGTCTCAGGACATCGGAAACCCTCGAACCTACGGTTCGGGGGTTTCGTCTTGATGGGGTTTGCCTGGCGTTGGTAGTCGCGGGTGGGGTCGAGGATCAGCTCGCGCAGGAGTTCTCCGGTGACGGCGTTGGCGACGCGGACGTGCAGGTCGTCTATCAGGAGGATGACGTGGGTTCGGGCGTGGGTTCGTCCGATGCCGATGTGGTGCAGCCGGCCGTTCATGCGCAGGGTGACCACACCGGAGGGGTCGTGGCGGACGCGGGGCGTGGGTGTCGGCGTCGCGGCTGCCGTCGGGCAGGGCCTTGGGCGAGGCGGCGTAGACGGCTGCCGGGGTGGCGCGGTGTGGCAGGGACCGGTGCGGGCGGTGGTGGTGGTAGGCGTCGCAGAAGCGGTCGAGCAGCGCTTGCAGGTCGGCGAGGGTGGCCGGCTGGCCGGGCTGAGCGCGTAGCCAGTTCTTCATCGTCTGCTGGAAGCGTTCGACCTTGCCGCAGGTGGTGGGGTGGTGGGGGGTGGAGTTCTTCTGCCGCACGTGCAGGCGGCGTAGCTCGTGTTCGAGGGCGTTGCGGCCGCCGCGACCACCGGCCAGCCGGGTGGTGAAGACCATCCCGTTATCGGTCAGTGTGGAGGCGGGCACGCCGTGGCCGGCGACAGCGGTGCGGAAGGTGTCGCGCACGATCGGGCCGGTGACGCGGGCGTGCGCGGTCACCGACAGGGCGTAGCGGGAGTGGTCGTCCAGCCAGGACAGGATCTCGGTGTCGGTGCCGTCGGCCAACCGGTAGTGGGTGAAGTCGGCCTGCCAGGTCTCGTTCGGCAGCGCTGCCTGGAAGCGGATGTAGGACGAGCGGGGCCGCTTCTTGGGCTCGGGCACGACCAGGCCGCGGCGAGTGAGGTAGCGGCTGATCGTGGCCCGCGACACCGTCCGCCCGTGATGGTGGGCAAGGTGCCAGGCGATCGTGTCCGGGCCGGCGTCCAGTCCCTGCTCGGCGAGTTCCTTGCGGAGCCGGACGATCAGCTCGACAGTGTCGGCGTCGATCGCGCTCGGTGAGATGTGCGGTCGTCGTGATCGGGGCTCGAACGCCGCCTCGCCCTCGGACCGGTAGCGCGCGACGAGCTTGGACACCCAGCCCTTCGACACCCCGTAGGCGCGGGCGACCTCCGCCTGGGAGCGGCCCTCGACGACAACGGCGGTGATGACAACTCTGGCCTTGGACACACCGCCCACGCTGTTGACCGCGGCAGTTGCCTATGTCCCGAGACACACTCTGTTGAAGTTTCCTATGTCCTGCGACATGGGTTTCCTATGTCCTGAACCAGCACACTGCCGGGGGCACCAGGTTTGACCAGCAGCGGAGCGCCCTTGACCAGCGGAAACGTTGGTCAAGGGCTTGTTCATGTGTCCGGTGATGTATCGTGCACGGCGACGCATGGACCGGCAACGTGGTGACCACCGACGACGGCGAAGCGGTGTTGCTCGACCTGGAACGCTGCTCGATCGGCCCGCCCGAGTGGGACCTGACCTCCACAGCAGTGAAAGCCTTCACACTGGCCGGCATCACCGCCGACGACTACAACACCTTCGTCGGGACGTACGAGCACGACGTCACCGCGTGGCCATGGTTCGAGACGCTCAGGGACATCCGCGAGTTCCGCATGACCTGCATGGCCGCCCAAGTGGCCAGCGAGAATCCCCAGCGGCATGACGAGGTGCTGCTGAGACTGGCCTGCCTGCGTGGCGAGCACGGCCCACGGCCGTGGCCCTGGACAGCCGTTCCGTAGTGACCTACTTCTGGTTCCTCACGTCGGCTCTTGGTGCCCCGAAGGGCCACCGCCATCTCGTCCAGGGTGCCGCCGAACATCTGCTCGAAGTTTCGACTCTCGGGCACCAGCGCTCCTACGATCATGTTGGGGACGACCGCGATGAACGGGATGAACATCTTCGGGAAGGACGCGATGATCGGCGTACTGCGCCAGCGGTCATCGCACGGGTGGCCATCGCCCGCTGCACCTCGACGAAGTTCGTGGTCCAGTACGCCGAAGGAGAGCACGAAGCCCAGGCCGAACATGATGCCGACGACTCACAGCACCGAGCTGCTGAATCCCGTCAGCTCGGTGCGCGGCCAGGAGTCGAGCTGCTCGGCGCCGCCGGCGACGGCCGTCCGCACCCTGTCGATCAGCCCGTTGAACACCGCCGACGCGGTGCAGCCCGATGAGGGTGAGCGGCAGCAGCGCGGCGACTATGACGAGTACTGCAGAACCTCGTTGTAGATGACCGCCGCGAGCCCACCGGAGATGATACGGCTGGGGACGATGGCCGCCGCGAGCAGCGGCGCCACCCACGGCGGCCAGCCGAGCAGGCCGTTGACCACCGTGGCGAGCAGGAAGAGGTTGATCCCCGCGATAAGCGCCTGGGCGAGCGCGAAGCTGATTGCGATCACCAAGTGCCTGCCGGGCCCAAAGCGGCGGCGCATGAACTTGGGGACGCTGCGCACCTTGGATCCGTATAGAACAGCAGCATCACGACGTCGCGGGGACCGCGTCGATCCAGTGGTAGATGATGGTCGGCATGCCGTACGCGGCGCCGTTGGCTGACATCCCGATGATCTCATCGGCGCCGAGGTGCGAGCACGGTGATCCAGGCCGGGCAACTAACTCCCTGAGAACAGGAAGTCGAGGCTGCCGGAGACCCTCCTGTGCGCGGCCACCCCGACCAGCAGGATCACCGCGAGGTAGACCGGGATCGCCACGTGGTCGACGACACCGGCGCGGATTCTCGCCGAGAGTCTCCGGCTTTCAAGGCGGTCTTGAGGACGTCGATGGCCTGGGCCATGGCGGCGCTGGTGGCCTCGGTGGCGCGGACGGGGTTGAGCATCATGAAGTCGTGCAGCGTGCCGTTGTAGCGGACGCTGGAGGTGGGCACCCCGGCCGCGATCAGCTTGCGGGCGTAGGCCTCGCCCTCGTCACGCAGCACGTCGTTCTCATCGACGATGACGAACGCGGGCGGCAGGCCCTCGAGGTCGTCCAGGGAGGCGCGCAGCGGCGACGCGGTGATCTCGGCGCGCTGAGCGGGATCTGTGGTGTAGGCGTCCCAGAACCAGGCCATCGCCTTGGCCGTCAGGTATGGCCCGTCGGCGAACTCTCGGTAGCTGTCGGTGTCCTGGCCGGCGTCGGTGACCGGGTAGTACAGGGACTGGTGCACGAAATGCACGTCACCGCGCTGCTTGGCCAGGATGGTCAGGGCCGCTGTCATGTTGCCTCCGACCGAGTCGCCCGCGACGGCCATCCGGGAGGGGTCCAGCCCCTCCTCGGCGCCGAACTTCACGATCCACTGGGCGGTGGCATAAGCCTGCTCGATGGCCACCGGGTAGCGGGCCTCGGGCGAGCGGTCGTACTCGACGAAGACGACGGCCGCACCCGCGCCGACCGCGAGCTCGCGCACGAGCCGGTCATGGGTGCCCGCGTTGCCGATGACCCAGCCGCCGCCGTGCACGTACAGGACGACGGGGAGCATGCCCGTCGAGCCGACGGGCATGACGATCCGCACCCGCACGTTGCCGACCCCGGCGGGGACGACGATCCACTTGTCGTCCACGTCCGGCTTGGCGATCGGGGCGGCCTGGAGGTCGTCGAGGACCTTGCGGGCGCCCTCGGGGCCGAGCTCGTACGGGAACGGCGGCTTCGAGGTGGCCTGCGCCAGTTCCCAGGCGGCGGGCTCGAGGATATGCCTGTTCATGCTGCGCCTTCTTTCGCCGTGGAGGAGCTACGTGCTTCGCGAGGCACGTAGGCGAACGTGGGACCGGCGCCGCCGGGCAGCGCCATCAGGGCCTGCGCCTGGGCCCTGAGCGTGAACATGGCGCGGGTGGCGTCCGTGAGCCGCTTCGGGTCGCCGTTGAATGCCTGCTCCAGCAGGTTCAGCAGGGTGCTGTAGGTGGTGTCGAACAGATCCTGCGCCGCCCGTACGGCACTGCCCGGCTCGGCGGCCCGCGGGTTGGGTGTCATCGGCAGCACGCCGTCCGGGTCGACGCCGATCTTCTCGCCGGTCGGGCCGGTTCTCGGGGTGTCGCCCCGCTGGTAACGGCGGCCGAGCTTGAGCTCCTGAAAGCGGTAGTAGTGGGCGACCTCTTTCCGCTCGGGGCGGAGGACGTCCTGGTCACCGTCCCAGACCTCGCCGCGGGCGTTGCCTTCCCCCTGCTCGACGATCTCCTTCAGCGCGCTGAGCGCGGACTCCAGATCCTCGACGGCGAACAGCGATCCGGCAGTGTGGCGGAAGTGGGCGCCGCTCACCTGCCGGGCCGGGTCGCCGCAGAACACCTCCTTCTCGCCGAGCGTTTCGCACAGGTGGCGCAACCCCTGCTCGATCGCGGCGTAGAACTGCCCGATGGTCTCGTAATCGTCGTCCTGCGGTGGTGCGCCGGGCGGCGCGGGCTGTTCCAGGCGCAGGAACATCTCCAGCGCCTGCGCGCCGAACGGCACCAGCGACACCTCCAGATCGCCGTGGGGCAGCTTGCGCGGGTGCGGCGGCAGCATCCCCGGCATGTCCAGACGCGGCGTGCCACCGACCGCATTGAGCAGGTTCGCCGCCAGCGCCAGATGCAGCATCTCCTCCACGAAGACACCGCTCACCACCTCCACAGCCGCCGGGTTACGCTCCGGATCCAGCGAGTACAGCGCCGTCAAGTACGGCGGCAGCGTCGCGTGCTCCAGCTCGACCGCCCACTGCAGGTGCTCACGCAGGCTGCCGAGCGTGCCGATCCGCGGCTCAGGCAATGTCGTCACCCGGCCGCGAGCCGTCCTCCAGCACCTCGACCGCGTCGCGCAGCCCCCGCAGAGCGATCTTCTCGCGCTCGACGTCCGTCGGGTCGTACAGCCACTCGGTGACCGGCTGCCCCACCTCCTCCTCCGCGTGGCTGGCCTCGGCGATGATCAGCTCCTCCGCGATCTCGACGTGGAGCTCGTACAGGAACTCGTTCTCACTGTTCGAGGTGCTCATGTCTCCTCCAAGGGATGTACAGTCGGCCGGCGGCCGGCATCGGCTCGATCAGGATTGGCCGGACCCCGAACCGCTCAGCCCGCCGGCCCGCCGACTCCCGCGCCCATGTGGTCCGATCGCCAGCTAAGACAGGACGGCCTCGGCATTTGTGACAAGATCCGGCTATTCGACGAGCTTTCCCATGGTTGAGACCTCGCGCATGAGGGCCGCGATCTCGGAGGGAATCGGCGGGATGCTCTCCCGCTCCACCGATCCGGGGCCTGACCACACGAGGTTTACCTGCAGTGCGGGGTCGAGTTCCGGGTAGTCGGAGCGGTTGTGGCAGCCACGGGTCTCGCGGCGCTCGATCGCGGTTTCGATGGTCGCGCGCGCGGCGAGCACCGCGGACTTCAGGTCGAAGGCGTGGGCCAGGTCCTGGAAGCCGGCGATGTCCGGGTGCACGCCCATCCCGGTGATGCGCGCCTCGACCGCGGCCAGCTCGGTAAGGCCTTTTCGCAGGCCGCCCTCGTCGCGTACCACTCCGGCGTGCTCCGTCATGATGTCGCGGAGCGCTCGCTGCAGCGAGCGCACGTTCTCCGGGCCGTCGGCGGACAGGAGTTCGTCCACTTCCTCCCGCGCTGCGGCGAGCGCCTCGGCGGA is drawn from Nonomuraea muscovyensis and contains these coding sequences:
- a CDS encoding DNA cytosine methyltransferase produces the protein MPSRTTDTIKVMDLFAGCGGFTEGFHQFRVNGAKTSPYRTVGAVEFNLAAASTYAANFGSEAKAFAGDIKDWTPDPVTSQVDVILGGPPCQGFSGLGKEDPDDPRNSLWREYVKIVRALQPKVFVMENVDRFLRSVEYTLLQKATEKGGELSDYRVETRILNAADYGVPQFRRRVIVLAVHRDLVAKHPNRLWLTHPEPTHRRPSKVKETDELALFETDHPTWLTARAVFDRTPAITESTTLPKREIDLLGKLVPGTFRTSELHIGRIPTELSIARYAAIPPGGNRHSLADKPGLSTENWLRHRTGAGDVMGRVRWDEPSVTIRTEFYKPEKGRYLHPEANRPITHMEAALLQGFPDDFLWCGSKVEIARQIGNAVPVGLARAIAGALYNYLAECGEVQRCGLDA
- a CDS encoding IS481 family transposase; its protein translation is MSKARVVITAVVVEGRSQAEVARAYGVSKGWVSKLVARYRSEGEAAFEPRSRRPHISPSAIDADTVELIVRLRKELAEQGLDAGPDTIAWHLAHHHGRTVSRATISRYLTRRGLVVPEPKKRPRSSYIRFQAALPNETWQADFTHYRLADGTDTEILSWLDDHSRYALSVTAHARVTGPIVRDTFRTAVAGHGVPASTLTDNGMVFTTRLAGGRGGRNALEHELRRLHVRQKNSTPHHPTTCGKVERFQQTMKNWLRAQPGQPATLADLQALLDRFCDAYHHHRPHRSLPHRATPAAVYAASPKALPDGSRDADTHAPRPPRPLRCGHPAHERPAAPHRHRTNPRPNPRHPPDRRPARPRRQRRHRRTPARADPRPHPRLPTPGKPHQDETPEP
- a CDS encoding phosphotransferase family protein translates to MHGDAWTGNVVTTDDGEAVLLDLERCSIGPPEWDLTSTAVKAFTLAGITADDYNTFVGTYEHDVTAWPWFETLRDIREFRMTCMAAQVASENPQRHDEVLLRLACLRGEHGPRPWPWTAVP
- a CDS encoding alpha/beta hydrolase; translation: MNRHILEPAAWELAQATSKPPFPYELGPEGARKVLDDLQAAPIAKPDVDDKWIVVPAGVGNVRVRIVMPVGSTGMLPVVLYVHGGGWVIGNAGTHDRLVRELAVGAGAAVVFVEYDRSPEARYPVAIEQAYATAQWIVKFGAEEGLDPSRMAVAGDSVGGNMTAALTILAKQRGDVHFVHQSLYYPVTDAGQDTDSYREFADGPYLTAKAMAWFWDAYTTDPAQRAEITASPLRASLDDLEGLPPAFVIVDENDVLRDEGEAYARKLIAAGVPTSSVRYNGTLHDFMMLNPVRATEATSAAMAQAIDVLKTALKAGDSRRESAPVSSTTWRSRSTSR
- a CDS encoding ferritin-like domain-containing protein; amino-acid sequence: MTTLPEPRIGTLGSLREHLQWAVELEHATLPPYLTALYSLDPERNPAAVEVVSGVFVEEMLHLALAANLLNAVGGTPRLDMPGMLPPHPRKLPHGDLEVSLVPFGAQALEMFLRLEQPAPPGAPPQDDDYETIGQFYAAIEQGLRHLCETLGEKEVFCGDPARQVSGAHFRHTAGSLFAVEDLESALSALKEIVEQGEGNARGEVWDGDQDVLRPERKEVAHYYRFQELKLGRRYQRGDTPRTGPTGEKIGVDPDGVLPMTPNPRAAEPGSAVRAAQDLFDTTYSTLLNLLEQAFNGDPKRLTDATRAMFTLRAQAQALMALPGGAGPTFAYVPREARSSSTAKEGAA